A window of the Cucurbita pepo subsp. pepo cultivar mu-cu-16 chromosome LG01, ASM280686v2, whole genome shotgun sequence genome harbors these coding sequences:
- the LOC111801534 gene encoding uncharacterized protein LOC111801534 yields the protein MTAAIAVPSPKSAILAKNPFSRKDPASNFLGRPLKGFGFHPKPRTKHDSLSLIVASATPSSSSDANAGERFYFNFTGFPFPLGPFLNRRTIRTEAVKGCIWLFEQEQALGFSSVSTNIRMTVIKLKSGGLWVHAPIAPTKECIQLLNELEAPVEYIVLPTFAYEHKIFVGPFSRKFPRAQIWVAPRQWSWPLNLPLEFFGIFGAKTLKDEDLSAPWVDEIEQKVLSSPEVGIGPYVEVAFYHKRSRTLLVTDAVIFVPRQPPECISKESLLASAKNGLAVKLLSKGKEVPEEPVVDNMINRQKGWERMVLQILFLGPSNLLEPNASFAQMSQKLIVSPIVKTLVFSKVPEKVRDWIDRIVRDWKFKRIIPAHFAAPVNASRSDFLTAFGFLDDLLGERYINRPSLSLLFTSLMGKAASYFPPDDMKTLSSLDQFLVSVGAVKKTVSGRKR from the exons ATGACAGCAGCAATAGCTGTTCCGTCCCCTAAATCCGCCATTTTAGCCAAAAATCCATTCTCTCGCAAAGACCCTGCCTCCAATTTTCTCGGCCGACCGCTTAAGGGTTTCGGTTTTCATCCAAAACCGAGGACGAAACATGATTCTCTAAGCCTAATCGTTGCTTCCGCCACTCCATCTAGCAGCAGCGACGCGAATGCCGGCGAAAGATTCTACTTCAATTTCACTGGTTTCCCTTTTCCCCTCGGCCCCTTTCTTAATCGTCGCACTATAAGAACTGAG GCTGTAAAAGGTTGTATATGGCTTTTTGAGCAAGAACAAGCGCTGGGATTCAGTAGTGTCTCAACAAATATTAGGATGACTGTCATTAAACTCAAATCTGGAGGCTTATGGGTCCATGCTCCCATTGCTCCAACTAAGGAGTGTATTCAG CTTCTGAATGAGTTGGAGGCTCCCGTAGAATACATTGTTTTACCAACGTTTGCTTATGAGCATAAGATTTTTGTTGGACCCTTTTCGAGGAAGTTTCCACGAGCCCAGATATGGGTGGCACCAAGGCAATGGAGTTGGCCATTGAACCTGCCATTGGAGTTCTTTGGAATTTTTGGAGCTAAAACATTGAAAGATGAGGATTTATCTGCTCCATGGGTTGATGAGATTGAGCAGAAGGTTTTGAGCTCACCAGAAGTTG GGATTGGACCGTATGTGGAGGTGGCTTTTTATCATAAGCGGTCGAGAACATTACTGGTAACAGATGCTGTAATCTTTGTCCCTCGACAACCACCTGAATGCATTAGCAAAGAATCCTTATTGGCATCAGCAAAGAATGGTTTGGCAGTAAAACTACTTAGTAAAGGAAAGGAAGTCCCTGAAGAGCCTGTTGTTGACAACATGATCAATCGTCAAAAAG GGTGGGAAAGAATGGTTCTTCAGATATTGTTTCTTGGGCCTTCAAATCTCTTGGAACCCAACGCTAGCTTTGCTCAAATGTCCCAGAAACTTATTGTTTCACCCATAGTAAAGACACTCGTCTTCAGCAAAGTTCCTGAAAAG GTAAGGGACTGGATCGATAGAATCGTCCGGGATTGGAAGTTCAAGAGAATCATCCCTGCTCACTTTGCAGCTCCAGTAAATGCAAGTAGGTCCGATTTCTTAACTGCGTTCGGATTTCTCGACGACCTACTGGGAGAGCGCTACATCAACCGTCCTTCACTGTCTCTTCTCTTTACATCACTCATGGGGAAGGCTGCCAGTTACTTTCCACCAGATGATATGAAGACCTTATCATCCCTTGACCAGTTTTTAGTATCAGTTGGCGCTGTTAAGAAGACGGTGTCGGGCCGTAAAAGGTAA